One region of Ananas comosus cultivar F153 linkage group 9, ASM154086v1, whole genome shotgun sequence genomic DNA includes:
- the LOC109715688 gene encoding uncharacterized protein LOC109715688 isoform X1 → MKPSDRKSEEPPNPWRQDRDDGSMPLGILLYALIGATATTVAVGQLRRTVNWFYSQLYRSESYYSWGSGTRSSYHGQEARRRYYRRVQEMKEDERERVERIKRMQSVFNRERTKSKQSYETWRDYGPGTYQHFPRDDWYWKSETFYGDQRTNSRSTIGGSSNYLMSHHYSVLGLDRSRSTPYSDAEIKNAFRQKAMEYHPDQNQNNKEAAEAKFKEVMTSYEAIKVERKTGTC, encoded by the exons ATGAAGCCCTCCGATCGGAAGAGCGAGGAGCCACCGAATCCATGGCGACAGGACAGGGACGACGGCTCCATGCCCCTCGGCATCCTCCTCTACGCCCTCATCggcgccaccgccaccaccgtCGCC GTTGGTCAGTTGCGCAGGACCGTTAATTGGTTCTACTCTCAG CTTTATAGGTCCGAATCATATTATTCTTGGGGCAGCGGGACTCGCAGCTCATATCATGGGCAGGAGGCTCGGAGAAGATATTACCGCCGAGTGCAAGAGATGAAAGAGGATGAAAGGGAGAGAGTG GAGCGCATAAAGCGCATGCAAAGTGTATTCAACAGAGAGCGAACTAAATCTAAGCAGAGCTACGAGACTTGGAGAGATTACGGGCCTGGCACTTATCAACATTTTCCAAGAGATGACTGGTACTGGAAGTCTGAAACATTTTACGGGGATCAAAGAACAAACTCCAGATCAACCATTGGCGGAAGCAGTAATTACTTAATGTCCCATCACTATTCCGTCTTGGGCCTCGATAG GTCGAGATCGACACCATACTCAGATGCTGAGATTAAA AATGCTTTTAGGCAAAAAGCAATGGAGTACCATCCAGATCAAAACCAGAACAATAAAG AAGCTGCTGAGGCTAAATTTAAAGAAGTTATGACATCTTATGAAGCAATAAAGGTCGAGAGGAAAACTGGAACATGTTGA
- the LOC109715688 gene encoding uncharacterized protein LOC109715688 isoform X2, translated as MKPSDRKSEEPPNPWRQDRDDGSMPLGILLYALIGATATTVAVGQLRRTVNWFYSQLYRSESYYSWGSGTRSSYHGQEARRRYYRRVQEMKEDERERVERIKRMQSVFNRERTKSKQSYETWRDYGPGTYQHFPRDDWYWKSETFYGDQRTNSRSTIGGSSNYLMSHHYSVLGLDRMLLGKKQWSTIQIKTRTIKKLLRLNLKKL; from the exons ATGAAGCCCTCCGATCGGAAGAGCGAGGAGCCACCGAATCCATGGCGACAGGACAGGGACGACGGCTCCATGCCCCTCGGCATCCTCCTCTACGCCCTCATCggcgccaccgccaccaccgtCGCC GTTGGTCAGTTGCGCAGGACCGTTAATTGGTTCTACTCTCAG CTTTATAGGTCCGAATCATATTATTCTTGGGGCAGCGGGACTCGCAGCTCATATCATGGGCAGGAGGCTCGGAGAAGATATTACCGCCGAGTGCAAGAGATGAAAGAGGATGAAAGGGAGAGAGTG GAGCGCATAAAGCGCATGCAAAGTGTATTCAACAGAGAGCGAACTAAATCTAAGCAGAGCTACGAGACTTGGAGAGATTACGGGCCTGGCACTTATCAACATTTTCCAAGAGATGACTGGTACTGGAAGTCTGAAACATTTTACGGGGATCAAAGAACAAACTCCAGATCAACCATTGGCGGAAGCAGTAATTACTTAATGTCCCATCACTATTCCGTCTTGGGCCTCGATAG AATGCTTTTAGGCAAAAAGCAATGGAGTACCATCCAGATCAAAACCAGAACAATAAAG AAGCTGCTGAGGCTAAATTTAAAGAAGTTATGA
- the LOC109715689 gene encoding pathogenesis-related protein PRB1-3-like, translating to MESFNVSFAMLCAVLLCMAHATRGQNSPQDYVDAHNAARAAVGVGPVTWDDTVAAYAQNYANERIGDCQLVHSGGPYGENLFEGFGADYTAADAVNDWVSEKQYYDHATNTCAQGQECGHYTQVVWRDSTTIGCARVVCNNGWIFITCNYNPPGNIVGQSPY from the coding sequence ATGGAGTCATTTAACGTGTCCTTTGCTATGCTTTGTGCCGTGTTACTATGCATGGCCCATGCAACGCGCGGCCAAAACTCCCCGCAGGACTACGTGGACGCCCACAACGCGGCGCGCGCCGCCGTCGGCGTCGGCCCCGTCACGTGGGACGACACGGTGGCGGCCTACGCGCAGAACTATGCGAATGAGCGAATCGGCGATTGCCAGCTGGTCCACTCCGGCGGCCCCTACGGCGAGAACCTGTTTGAAGGGTTCGGGGCCGACTACACGGCGGCGGACGCCGTCAATGACTGGGTGTCGGAGAAGCAGTACTACGACCACGCGACGAACACCTGCGCACAGGGGCAAGAGTGCGGGCACTACACGCAGGTCGTGTGGCGCGACTCGACTACGATTGGGTGCGCGCGCGTGGTGTGCAACAACGGCTGGATATTCATCACCTGCAACTATAACCCTCCGGGGAACATTGTCGGTCAAAGTCCTTACTGA